A stretch of Ursus arctos isolate Adak ecotype North America unplaced genomic scaffold, UrsArc2.0 scaffold_4, whole genome shotgun sequence DNA encodes these proteins:
- the GHSR gene encoding growth hormone secretagogue receptor type 1 — MWNATPSEEPGYNLTLQDLGWDALPDNYSLTGELPPLFPAPLLAGVTATCVALFVVGIAGNLLTMLVVSRFRELRTTTNLYLSSMAFSDLLIFLCMPLDLVRLWQYRPWNFGDLLCKLFQFVSESCTYATVLTITALSVERYFAICFPLRAKVVVTKGRVKLVILVIWAVAFCSAGPIFVLVGVEHENGTDPRDTNECRATEFAVRSGLLTVMVWVSSVFFFLPVFCLTVLYSLIGRKLWRRKRGEAAVGASLRDQNHKQTVKMLAVVVFAFILCWLPFHVGRYLFSKSFEPGSLEIAQISQYCNLVSFVLFYLSAAINPILYNIMSKKYRVAVFKLLGFEPFSQRKLSTLKDESSRVWTESSINT; from the exons ATGTGGAACGCGACGCCGAGCGAGGAGCCGGGGTACAACCTCACGCTGCAGGACCTGGGCTGGGACGCTCTCCCAGACAACTACTCGCTGACCGGCGAGCTCCCGCCGCTCTTCCCCGCGCCACTGCTGGCCGGTGTCACCGCCACCTGCGTGGCACTCTTTGTGGTGGGCATCGCGGGCAACCTGCTTACCATGCTGGTGGTGTCGCGCTTCCGCGAGCTGCGCACCACCACCAACCTCTACCTGTCCAGCATGGCCTTCTCCGACCTACTCATCTTCCTCTGCATGCCCCTCGACCTGGTCCGCCTGTGGCAGTACCGGCCCTGGAACTTCGGCGACCTGCTCTGCAAACTCTTCCAGTTTGTCAGCGAGAGCTGCACCTACGCCACGGTGCTCACCATCACCGCGCTGAGCGTCGAGCGCTACTTCGCCATCTGCTTCCCGCTGCGGGCCAAGGTGGTAGTCACCAAGGGCCGGGTGAAGCTGGTCATCCTGGTCATCTGGGCCGTGGCCTTCTGCAGCGCCGGGCCCATCTTCGTGCTGGTAGGGGTCGAGCACGAGAACGGCACCGACCCTCGGGACACTAACGAGTGTCGCGCCACCGAGTTCGCCGTGCGCTCCGGACTGCTCACCGTCATGGTGTGGGTGTCCAGCGTCTTCTTCTTCCTGCCGGTCTTCTGCCTCACTGTGCTCTACAGCCTCATCGGCAGGAAGCTGTGGCGGAGAAAGCGGGGCGAGGCGGCGGTGGGCGCCTCGCTCAGGGACCAGAACCACAAGCAAACCGTGAAAATGCTGG CTGTCGTGGTGTTCGCTTTCATCCTCTGCTGGCTGCCCTTCCACGTGGGGCGATATTTATTCTCCAAGTCCTTCGAGCCTGGCTCCTTGGAGATTGCTCAGATCAGCCAATACTGCAACCTGGTTTCCTTTGTCCTCTTCTACCTCAGCGCTGCCATCAATCCCATTCTGTACAACATCATGTCCAAGAAGTACCGCGTGGCGGTGTTCAAACTTCTGGGATTCGAACCCTTCTCCCAGAGGAAGCTCTCCACTCTGAAGGATGAGAGTTCTCGGGTCTGGACAGAGTCTAGTATCAATACATGA